In Nocardia sp. NBC_00403, one DNA window encodes the following:
- a CDS encoding TetR/AcrR family transcriptional regulator, translated as MTAGNGTTAGNGERATRTGRRPGQSGAREAILTSARARFAEVGFDKTSIRAVATDAGVDPALVHHYFGTKQQLFAAVVELPVDPEATLHIIEGAPLDQLGATILHAVVSVWDSPAGPGVVAAVRSMLGGSDISLARSFVLDIVLERVRLRIAAPDDDGRARVALVATQMIGVLVARKILEVEPVASMPIPELVAAVGPTLQRYLTGEIDPATP; from the coding sequence GTGACGGCCGGCAACGGAACTACGGCAGGCAATGGCGAGCGCGCCACCCGCACCGGGCGCAGGCCCGGACAGTCCGGCGCTCGCGAGGCGATCCTGACCTCGGCTCGGGCCCGGTTCGCCGAGGTCGGTTTCGACAAGACCTCGATCCGTGCCGTGGCCACCGACGCCGGGGTCGATCCGGCGCTCGTGCACCACTATTTCGGGACCAAGCAGCAACTCTTCGCCGCGGTGGTCGAGCTGCCGGTAGACCCGGAGGCCACGCTGCACATCATCGAAGGGGCGCCGCTGGATCAGCTCGGCGCGACCATCCTGCACGCGGTGGTGAGCGTGTGGGATTCCCCTGCCGGTCCCGGGGTGGTCGCGGCGGTGCGAAGCATGCTCGGCGGCAGCGACATCTCGCTGGCAAGGTCGTTCGTGCTCGACATCGTGCTCGAACGAGTCCGCTTGCGCATCGCAGCCCCGGACGACGACGGCCGCGCCCGCGTCGCGCTGGTCGCCACGCAGATGATCGGCGTGCTCGTCGCGCGCAAGATCCTGGAAGTGGAGCCGGTCGCCTCCATGCCCATCCCGGAGCTGGTCGCCGCCGTCGGCCCTACCCTCCAGCGCTACCTCACCGGCGAAATCGATCCCGCCACACCGTAA
- a CDS encoding Trm112 family protein: MPEETALDATLLSLLACPQDKGPLLLVRDDKGATALYNPRLRRAYPIENGIPVLLIDEARDVTDGEHTAFTGQHADA, from the coding sequence ATGCCGGAGGAAACCGCCTTGGACGCCACCCTGTTGAGCCTGCTGGCCTGCCCGCAGGACAAGGGTCCGCTGCTGTTGGTCCGCGATGACAAGGGCGCCACCGCGCTCTACAACCCGCGCCTGCGCCGGGCCTACCCCATCGAGAACGGCATTCCGGTGCTGCTCATCGACGAGGCACGCGACGTCACCGATGGCGAGCACACCGCGTTCACCGGTCAGCACGCCGACGCCTGA
- a CDS encoding ABC transporter permease — translation MSAVMDLTARRTPTLRPYVATTSRILRQLRNDHRTVAMILVVPALLMTLLYFIYKDTPQNPLNPVPLFDRVGMSMLGILPFIVMFLITAIAMQRERTSGTLERLLTTPLSKIDLLAGYGSAFSVAAAAQAAVACLVSFGLLGLNAAGSPGWVVLIAMVDAVCGVALGLLASAFARTEFQAVQFMPVVVAPQIFLCGLLVPRAQLPGWLEAISNVMPLSYAVDALQEVSSHPEATAAMWRDLAVVAGFAVVALCLGAATLRRRTP, via the coding sequence ATGAGCGCCGTCATGGATCTCACCGCGCGCCGGACGCCCACCCTGCGTCCCTATGTCGCGACGACCTCCCGCATCCTGCGCCAACTGCGCAACGACCACCGCACCGTCGCCATGATTCTCGTGGTGCCCGCGCTGCTGATGACCTTGCTGTACTTCATCTACAAGGACACCCCGCAGAACCCGCTCAATCCCGTGCCGCTGTTCGACCGCGTCGGCATGAGCATGCTCGGCATCCTGCCGTTCATCGTGATGTTCCTGATCACCGCCATCGCCATGCAGCGCGAACGCACCTCGGGCACGCTGGAACGCCTGCTCACCACGCCACTGTCGAAGATCGATCTGCTGGCCGGATACGGCTCGGCGTTCTCGGTGGCCGCGGCCGCGCAGGCCGCAGTGGCATGCCTGGTCTCCTTCGGGCTGCTCGGCCTCAACGCGGCGGGCAGCCCGGGCTGGGTCGTGCTGATCGCGATGGTCGACGCAGTATGCGGGGTCGCGCTCGGCTTGTTGGCAAGCGCCTTCGCGCGCACCGAATTCCAGGCGGTGCAGTTCATGCCGGTGGTGGTCGCGCCGCAGATCTTCCTGTGCGGCTTGCTCGTTCCGCGCGCACAACTGCCCGGCTGGTTGGAGGCGATCAGCAATGTGATGCCGCTGAGCTACGCGGTCGATGCGCTGCAAGAGGTTTCGAGCCATCCCGAGGCGACCGCGGCGATGTGGCGCGATCTGGCCGTGGTCGCCGGGTTCGCTGTGGTGGCACTGTGCCTCGGCGCGGCCACCCTACGGCGGCGAACCCCGTAA
- a CDS encoding ABC transporter ATP-binding protein, with product MMDLHSSPAVDVKNLTVNRGGREVLHDVSLTIPQGSITGLLGPSGCGKTTLMRSIVGTQIVESGEISALGLPAGSRELRHRIGYVTQAPSIYSDISVRENVTYFAALYGRDRDAVDTAITVVGLLENAHQRGDELSGGQQTRASLACALVAQPDMLVMDEPTVGLDPVLRVDLWKQFHELAAAGTTLLVSSHVMDEAEHCDQLLLMREGKLLAQLSPDELRARTDEQNLEQAFLSLITMGQNS from the coding sequence ATGATGGACCTGCACTCATCCCCCGCCGTAGATGTCAAGAACCTGACGGTCAACCGCGGCGGCCGCGAAGTTCTGCACGATGTCTCACTGACGATTCCGCAGGGTTCGATCACCGGACTGCTCGGGCCGTCCGGCTGCGGCAAGACCACACTCATGCGCAGCATCGTGGGCACGCAGATCGTGGAATCCGGAGAAATCTCGGCGCTGGGGTTGCCCGCGGGCAGCAGAGAACTCCGCCACCGGATCGGCTACGTGACACAGGCGCCGAGCATCTACTCGGACATCAGTGTCCGCGAGAATGTGACGTACTTCGCCGCGCTGTACGGCCGCGACCGCGACGCCGTCGATACGGCCATCACAGTGGTCGGGTTGCTCGAAAACGCACACCAGCGTGGCGACGAACTCTCCGGCGGCCAGCAGACCCGCGCCTCACTGGCCTGCGCGCTGGTCGCCCAGCCCGACATGCTCGTCATGGACGAACCAACCGTCGGCCTCGATCCTGTACTGCGGGTGGATCTGTGGAAGCAGTTCCACGAGTTGGCCGCCGCCGGAACGACGCTGCTGGTGTCCAGTCATGTGATGGACGAGGCCGAACACTGCGACCAATTGTTGCTGATGCGCGAAGGCAAACTGCTCGCGCAACTGAGCCCGGACGAACTGCGCGCCAGAACCGACGAACAAAACCTCGAACAGGCCTTCCTCTCCTTGATCACGATGGGACAGAACTCATGA
- a CDS encoding GtrA family protein, with translation MSAGEAGAHAGATGTEDPGPLLRLVRRQELAFAVVGGFNTALGMTLTVAWLAVLGPDVPPSVAVVAAYGISIVIAFALHRTLVFRVRGHVVRDFLRFVAVNSGGLLLNIVLLELAVSVLGFPDKPAAVVVMGLVAIASFFGHRYISFRREPAALSPSTGSGAEQL, from the coding sequence GTGAGCGCGGGGGAGGCCGGAGCCCACGCGGGGGCGACGGGAACCGAGGATCCCGGACCCCTGCTGCGCCTGGTGCGCAGGCAGGAGCTCGCCTTCGCGGTGGTCGGCGGCTTCAACACGGCATTGGGCATGACGCTGACGGTGGCCTGGCTTGCGGTGCTCGGCCCCGATGTACCGCCGTCGGTCGCGGTGGTCGCGGCCTACGGCATCAGCATCGTGATCGCGTTCGCGCTGCACCGCACTTTGGTGTTCCGGGTGCGCGGCCACGTCGTCCGCGATTTTCTACGCTTCGTCGCGGTGAATTCCGGTGGGCTGCTGCTGAATATCGTGCTGCTGGAACTGGCCGTCTCGGTGCTGGGTTTTCCCGACAAGCCCGCGGCGGTCGTCGTGATGGGGCTCGTCGCGATCGCGAGTTTCTTCGGCCATCGCTACATCTCGTTCCGCCGGGAACCGGCGGCATTGTCGCCGTCGACCGGTTCCGGTGCGGAGCAGTTGTAG